A region of Selenomonadales bacterium 4137-cl DNA encodes the following proteins:
- the gcvT gene encoding glycine cleavage system aminomethyltransferase GcvT: MAEKTPLYETHLKYGGKIVEFGGWLLPVQYGGIIAEHRAVREKAGLFDVSHMGEVTVKGPDALAYLQKVVTNDVAKMSDNQVQYSPMCYPDGGTVDDLLIYRYGPEDYLLVINAANIAKDWDWLRDNGAGFDVKLANLSAETAQLALQGPAAQAIMAKLTGAPVGKLGYYWFLPAAEVAGRRVMISRTGYTGEDGFELYCRPEDAAYLWETVMEAGTPLGLAPAGLGCRDTLRFEACMPLYGHELSPEISPVEAGLTRFVRPEKGDFNGRPVLAAQLEAGPLRKIAGFALTERGVARAEYPVLADGRRIGTVTTGSYAPTLDKNLGMALVEAAYAKPGTGIAVEIRGKAVAAEIIPRPFYKREGK; this comes from the coding sequence ATGGCCGAGAAGACGCCCTTATACGAGACCCACCTGAAGTATGGCGGCAAAATCGTCGAGTTCGGAGGCTGGCTGCTGCCTGTACAGTACGGCGGCATTATCGCCGAGCACCGGGCGGTGCGGGAGAAGGCGGGTTTGTTCGATGTATCCCATATGGGGGAGGTGACGGTTAAGGGGCCGGATGCGCTGGCTTACCTGCAGAAGGTAGTGACCAACGATGTGGCGAAGATGAGTGATAACCAGGTGCAGTATTCGCCGATGTGCTACCCCGACGGCGGCACGGTCGACGATTTGCTTATCTACCGCTACGGACCCGAGGATTACCTGCTGGTGATCAACGCCGCCAATATCGCCAAGGACTGGGACTGGCTGCGGGATAACGGCGCGGGCTTCGACGTGAAGCTCGCCAACCTGTCGGCGGAAACGGCGCAGCTGGCGCTGCAGGGGCCGGCTGCGCAGGCGATCATGGCGAAGCTGACCGGCGCTCCCGTGGGCAAGCTGGGCTATTACTGGTTTTTGCCGGCAGCCGAGGTGGCCGGCAGGCGGGTGATGATATCGCGCACCGGCTATACGGGCGAGGACGGGTTCGAGCTTTACTGCCGCCCGGAGGACGCCGCCTATCTTTGGGAGACGGTCATGGAGGCGGGAACGCCGCTGGGGCTGGCGCCGGCCGGTCTGGGCTGCCGGGATACGCTGCGGTTCGAGGCCTGCATGCCGCTTTACGGCCATGAGCTGTCGCCGGAGATTTCGCCGGTGGAGGCGGGACTGACCCGCTTTGTGCGACCCGAAAAGGGGGACTTCAACGGCCGGCCGGTGCTGGCCGCGCAGCTCGAGGCCGGCCCGTTGCGGAAAATCGCGGGCTTCGCGCTGACCGAGCGCGGCGTGGCCAGGGCGGAGTATCCCGTGCTGGCCGACGGCCGGAGAATCGGGACGGTGACGACCGGTTCATATGCGCCGACGCTGGATAAAAACCTCGGTATGGCGCTGGT
- a CDS encoding carbon-nitrogen family hydrolase gives MKVALLQMDIALGDVAANRRKAEAMLAEGLARGAAVFVLPEMWTTGYKLAEIDKLAEPADGPTMAMLTAFAREHGVEVISGSIAEARDGRVYNTCYAIGPDGAVIAKYSKIHLIGLMEEDRYLSPGDSRAVFELSFGPAGMIICYDLRFTELPRTMALEGCRTLFVPAEWPASRGAHWRALNIARAIENQMFVIAVNRVGRDEANVFYGHSLAVDPWGEVLAEGSETGEEVLVVDMDFATGEEIRRRMPVFADRRPQCY, from the coding sequence ATGAAGGTCGCGCTGCTGCAGATGGATATCGCGCTCGGCGACGTGGCCGCCAACCGCCGCAAGGCGGAGGCCATGCTGGCGGAGGGGCTGGCGCGAGGGGCGGCGGTGTTCGTGCTGCCGGAGATGTGGACGACAGGCTATAAGCTTGCCGAGATAGACAAATTGGCCGAGCCGGCCGACGGACCGACGATGGCAATGCTGACGGCGTTCGCCCGCGAGCATGGCGTGGAGGTCATCAGCGGCTCGATCGCCGAAGCGCGGGACGGGCGGGTCTACAATACCTGCTACGCCATCGGCCCCGACGGCGCGGTGATCGCCAAGTACAGCAAAATTCACCTCATCGGCCTGATGGAGGAGGACCGCTATCTTTCTCCCGGCGACAGCCGGGCGGTTTTCGAGCTGAGCTTCGGCCCCGCCGGGATGATCATTTGCTACGACCTGCGGTTTACCGAGCTGCCGCGGACCATGGCGCTGGAAGGCTGCCGCACGCTGTTCGTCCCCGCCGAGTGGCCGGCGTCGCGGGGGGCGCACTGGCGGGCGCTTAACATTGCGCGGGCGATCGAAAACCAAATGTTCGTGATCGCCGTTAACAGGGTCGGCCGCGATGAGGCGAACGTTTTCTATGGCCATTCGCTGGCCGTCGATCCGTGGGGAGAGGTGCTGGCCGAGGGATCGGAGACGGGCGAGGAGGTCCTTGTCGTGGACATGGATTTCGCGACCGGGGAGGAAATCCGCCGGCGGATGCCGGTATTCGCCGACCGCCGTCCGCAGTGCTATTGA
- a CDS encoding MaoC family dehydratase, with protein MVQDIPFADVKVGDKASMTKTVSEADVYTFAGVTGDFNPVHVDIEFAKQTMFKERIAHGMLSAGLISAVLGTALPGANTIYMGQELLFRAPVKIGDTVTATVECVEKLEAKNRLIFRTTVTNQEGVLVVDGKATMLKK; from the coding sequence ATGGTGCAGGATATCCCGTTCGCCGACGTTAAGGTGGGCGACAAGGCGAGCATGACCAAGACGGTGAGCGAGGCCGACGTCTATACCTTCGCCGGCGTGACCGGCGACTTCAATCCGGTGCATGTCGACATCGAGTTTGCCAAACAGACGATGTTCAAGGAGCGGATCGCCCACGGAATGCTGTCGGCGGGATTGATTTCGGCCGTGCTCGGCACCGCCCTGCCGGGCGCCAACACCATTTACATGGGCCAGGAGCTGTTGTTTCGCGCCCCGGTGAAGATTGGCGACACGGTGACGGCCACGGTCGAATGCGTCGAGAAGCTCGAGGCCAAAAACAGGCTGATATTCAGGACGACGGTGACCAACCAGGAGGGCGTGCTGGTGGTCGACGGCAAGGCGACGATGCTCAAGAAGTAA
- a CDS encoding acyl-CoA dehydrogenase translates to MRFELTEDQVMMQKMVREFAEKQVAPGAAERDENETPDRALLDAIGELGLNGICFPEKYGGADGDYLSYVLAAEEICKADAGIGVSYMATVSLCAWPIFAYGTEEQKQKYLVPLVEGKKVGAFALTEPNAGTDAASQQTVAVDNGDHYLVNGSKIFITNGGEAETYVVFAMTDKTKGVKGISAFIFEKGMPGFTFGKKEHKMGIRSSQTQELIFQDVKVPKENLLGKEGEGFKIAMTTLDGGRIGIATQGLGIAQAALDQAVKYSKERVQFGKPISANQAVAFMLADMAVKVDCARLLTYRAAYNKQNGLPYSKEAAMAKLYASDIAMEVSTDAVQVFGGYGYSREYPVERLMRDAKIAQIYEGTNQVQKMVISGAILR, encoded by the coding sequence ATGCGCTTTGAGTTGACTGAAGATCAAGTGATGATGCAGAAGATGGTCCGCGAATTCGCCGAGAAGCAGGTCGCTCCGGGAGCGGCCGAGCGGGACGAGAACGAGACGCCGGATCGCGCGCTCCTTGACGCGATCGGCGAGCTCGGCCTCAACGGCATCTGTTTCCCCGAGAAGTACGGCGGCGCCGACGGCGACTATCTCAGCTACGTGCTGGCCGCCGAGGAAATCTGCAAGGCCGACGCCGGCATCGGCGTGTCGTATATGGCGACAGTGTCGCTGTGCGCCTGGCCGATTTTCGCCTACGGGACCGAGGAGCAGAAGCAGAAATACCTTGTGCCGCTGGTCGAGGGCAAGAAGGTCGGCGCTTTCGCCCTCACCGAACCGAACGCCGGCACCGATGCCGCCTCCCAGCAGACGGTGGCCGTCGACAATGGCGACCACTATCTCGTGAACGGCAGCAAGATTTTCATCACCAATGGCGGCGAGGCCGAGACTTATGTGGTTTTCGCCATGACCGACAAAACGAAGGGCGTCAAGGGCATCAGCGCCTTCATTTTCGAAAAGGGCATGCCCGGCTTCACCTTCGGCAAGAAGGAACATAAGATGGGCATCCGCTCTTCGCAGACCCAGGAGCTGATTTTCCAGGACGTGAAGGTGCCGAAGGAAAATCTCCTCGGCAAGGAGGGCGAGGGCTTCAAGATCGCCATGACCACCCTCGACGGCGGCCGCATCGGCATCGCCACGCAGGGGCTGGGCATTGCCCAGGCGGCTCTCGACCAGGCCGTCAAGTATTCGAAGGAACGGGTGCAGTTCGGCAAACCGATCTCCGCCAACCAGGCCGTAGCCTTCATGCTGGCCGACATGGCCGTGAAGGTCGACTGCGCCAGGCTGCTGACTTACCGGGCGGCTTACAACAAGCAGAACGGCTTGCCGTATTCCAAGGAGGCGGCGATGGCCAAGCTGTACGCATCCGACATCGCCATGGAGGTGTCCACCGACGCGGTCCAGGTCTTCGGCGGTTATGGCTACAGCCGGGAGTATCCGGTCGAGCGTCTGATGCGCGACGCCAAGATCGCCCAGATATACGAGGGCACCAACCAGGTGCAGAAGATGGTTATTTCGGGGGCTATACTCCGCTAG